AAGGTACCGCGCCCCGAATCCTGCCCCGACAGGCGGACGCCATAGCCCTCTGACAGCAACGATCCGAACGCGAGTGCCTCACCGGTCGCCCAGTCGAAATTCTCGCCCGACTTGAACATGCCGCGCTTGGCATCGAGCACGCGCGCCAGCGTCTTGTGGATCTCGAGCCCCTCCGGAACGTCGGTGAGCGTGCGGCCGAGCGAGTCGAACAGCTTGGTTTCGATGCCGGTCTCGATGTTGCGCCGCGAGCTTTCCTCTTCGGCGGGCATGTGCAGCCCCGACCAGCGACCAGCGAACCAATCGACCTTGTTGGGCTTGTAGCTCTTGGCAGCCTCGAACGATTCCTCGAGTTCGGCGGTGATCTCGGCGACCTTGGCGGGGACGAACTGGTCGTCGATCACGCCTTCGCTGACCAGGCGCTTTGCATAGACTTCGCTGACCGGCGGATGCTGCTTGATCTTGGCGTACATCAGCGGCTGGGTGAAGCTCGGTTCGTCGCCCTCGTTATGGCCAAAGCGGCGGTAGCACCACATGTCGATGACGATGTCGCGCTTGAACGCCTGACGGAATTCGATCGCCATCTTGCATGCGAAGGTGACCGCTTCGGGATCGTCGCCATTGACGTGGAACACCGGCGCCTGGACGCCCTTGGCGACGTCCGAGGGATAGGGCGACGAGCGCGCGAATTGCGGGCTGGTGGTGAAGCCGACCTGGTTGTTGATCACGAAGTGCAGGCAGCCGCCGGTATTGTAGCCGCGGATGCCGGAGAAGCCGAGGCATTCCCACACGATGCCCTGGCCAGCGAAGGCCGCGTCGCCATGGATGAGCACGGGCAGGACGCTTTCGTGTTTCTCGAGGTCCTGGCGGAAGGTCTGCTGCGCGCGCACCTTGCCGAGGACCACGGGGTTCACCGCCTCGAGATGCGAGGGATTGGCGACCAGCGACATATGGACGTTGACGCCGTCGAACGCGCGATCGGTCGACGTGCCCAGGTGATATTTCACGTCGCCCGATCCGCCGACCTCGTCAGGATTGGCCGAGCCGCCCGAAAATTCGTGGAAGATCACCCGCGTCGGCTTGGCCATCACGTTGGCGAGCACGTTGAGGCGGCCGCGATGCGCCATGCCGTAGACGATCTCGCGCACGCCCATCGCGCCGCCGTACTTGATGATCGATTCGAGCGCGGGAATCATCGCTTCGCCACCGTCGAGGCCGAAGCGCTTGGTGCCGACATATTTGCGGCCCAGGAATTTCTCCCATTGCTCGGCCTGGACGACCTTGCTCAGGATCGCCTTCTTGCCCTCGGGGCTGAACCCGATCGCCTTGTCGCGGCCTTCCATGCGCTCCTGGAGGAAGCGGCGCTCCTCGACATCGGCGATGTGCATATATTCGAGCCCGACATTGCCGCAGTAATTCTTGCGCAGCGTGTCGACGATCTCGCGGATCGTGCCGGTCTGCATGCCGAGCGCGCCGCCCAGGAACACCGGACGGTCTATCTCGTCGTCGCTGAAGCCATGATATTCGGTACGAAGATCGGCGGGCATCTCGTGCTTGGCGATGCCGAGCGGGTCGAGCTTGGCGGCGAGGTGGCCGCGCACGCGATAGGTTCGGATCAGCATCATCGCGCGGATCGAATCATTCGCAGCGCGCTGGATGTCGGCGGCCGAAGGGGCAGGCGCGGCAGCGGCCGGCTTGGGTGCGGGAGCGCCGCCCTTGGCGAGCTTGGGCTCGACCTGCATCTGCGTGGGATCGAGCGCTGCGGTGAGCGCGTCGGTGTCCTTGGGCGGCCAGTTGCTGCGCGCCCAGCTAGGGCCGGTCGCGGTCGACTCGAGTCCCTCGAAAAAGGCGCGCCAGCCGGGTTCGATCGAGCCGGCATCGGCTTGGTAGCGCGCGTACATCGCGTCGACGAACGCGGGGCTGACGCCGCCTGCGATCTCGCTGAAATCCTGACCTTCGTAACCCATTTCAATCACCTCTTTCCCTCGCCCCTGGAAGGGAAGAGGGTTGCGAAGACTTGGTCCGCGCCTTCGCGGGCCTAGTCGTAGCTGGGTGAGGGGTTGCGGTCGCACTTGCGACCGCGCGAGCCTTGCGGCTCGCTCAACCCCTCTCCAACCTGCGCTAGCCAGCAAGCTGGCAAGCTGCGGTAT
The genomic region above belongs to Sphingomonas qomolangmaensis and contains:
- a CDS encoding 2-oxoglutarate dehydrogenase E1 component, producing MGYEGQDFSEIAGGVSPAFVDAMYARYQADAGSIEPGWRAFFEGLESTATGPSWARSNWPPKDTDALTAALDPTQMQVEPKLAKGGAPAPKPAAAAPAPSAADIQRAANDSIRAMMLIRTYRVRGHLAAKLDPLGIAKHEMPADLRTEYHGFSDDEIDRPVFLGGALGMQTGTIREIVDTLRKNYCGNVGLEYMHIADVEERRFLQERMEGRDKAIGFSPEGKKAILSKVVQAEQWEKFLGRKYVGTKRFGLDGGEAMIPALESIIKYGGAMGVREIVYGMAHRGRLNVLANVMAKPTRVIFHEFSGGSANPDEVGGSGDVKYHLGTSTDRAFDGVNVHMSLVANPSHLEAVNPVVLGKVRAQQTFRQDLEKHESVLPVLIHGDAAFAGQGIVWECLGFSGIRGYNTGGCLHFVINNQVGFTTSPQFARSSPYPSDVAKGVQAPVFHVNGDDPEAVTFACKMAIEFRQAFKRDIVIDMWCYRRFGHNEGDEPSFTQPLMYAKIKQHPPVSEVYAKRLVSEGVIDDQFVPAKVAEITAELEESFEAAKSYKPNKVDWFAGRWSGLHMPAEEESSRRNIETGIETKLFDSLGRTLTDVPEGLEIHKTLARVLDAKRGMFKSGENFDWATGEALAFGSLLSEGYGVRLSGQDSGRGTFSQRHAVWVDQTDEHRYVPLKDIPHGRFEVLDSPLSEYGVLGFEYGFALADPKTLVLWEAQFGDFMNGAQIMIDQFIASGEAKWLRANGLVLLLPHGYEGQGPEHSSARPERFLQMCAQDNMQVANCTTPANYFHLLRRQMHRNFRKPLVVMTPKSLLRHKMAVSKASDFQGASHFMRILSDPTPPADADVKRLVLCTGKVAYDLIEARDAAGDKNTAIVRLEQLYPFPGEPLVKRLERMTNLEEVVWAQEEPKNMGAWFFVEPFIEECLGEVAGAPSRPRYAGRTAAASPATGLMKRHQAEQGALVADALGHSVREEIRRARKTEDERTAGKAAG